A window from Argopecten irradians isolate NY chromosome 3, Ai_NY, whole genome shotgun sequence encodes these proteins:
- the LOC138318325 gene encoding uncharacterized protein → MSHWRRLMDRRGLCRRCGLPEALQDPYRLWDSLPCPPPWNKEIIFSTEWNRRLGLEEGLRIIFRIARRCNITTPDTHQLPGRVAASMILTSCEAGCRSVVVLTCLILLIAGVFIVAYLIYTSERHRKLTIAGKKEKRNWKSAPPERKTNGDSSHVSFRGQTEVKNDICRRELYVTLEGVRGSPSTGENVRFMHHCQLNSYGNLPDIPVAGHSNLNLSIKGQGSSNGNSPMCPTMSTFQTDTVSEGRGYTFEHFYETLGRKASTKSSVSEDYKKFHENSLKLETPTEEYTRTIDEDKSPVDHLYETLSLRNGLKSNLDLPSCDKTVDTPLEGNVVRRWEYQATLNRKARVRWTDTVEG, encoded by the exons ATGTCCCATTGGCGACGCCTGATGGACCGGCGAGGATTATGTAGGAGGTGCGGACTGCCGGAGGCCTTACAGGACCCGTACAGATTGTGGGACTCCCTGCCCTGCCCTCCTCCCTGGAACAAGGAAATCATCTTCTCCACGGAGTGGAACAGAAGGCTCGGACTGGAGGAAGGATTGCGGATTATTTTCCGGATTGCCAGACGATGTAACATCACCACACCGGACACACATCAACTTCCGGGTCGGGTGGCGGCGTCCATGATTCTGACGTCATGTGAAGCGGGGTGTCGAAGTGTCGTGGTACTCACCTGTCTCATTCTCCTCATCGCAGGGGTCTTCATAGTGGCCTACCTGATATACAC TTCGGAGCGCCACCGGAAGTTGACGATTGCTGGTAAGAAAGAAAAACGAAATTGGAAGTCAGCGCCTCCGGAG AGGAAGACAAACGGTGACAGCAGCCATGTGTCATTCCGAGGACAAACGGAAGTGAAGAATGACATCTGCAGACGAGAACTCTATGTGACACTAGAGGGCGTACGAGGGTCGCCATCTACCGGAGAAAATGTTAGATTTATGCACCATTGTCAGTTAAATTCTTATGGAAATTTACCAGACATTCCAGTAGCAGGTcattcaaatttgaatttatcaataaaaGGTCAAGGTTCCAGCAATGGAAATTCCCCAATGTGTCCGACAATGAGTACATTTCAAACTGACACTGTAAGTGAAGGTAGAGGATATacttttgaacatttttatgAAACTCTTGGTAGGAAAGCTTCAACAAAATCCAGCGTCAGTGAGGACTATAAAAAGTTCCACGAGAATAGCTTGAAACTAGAGACTCCCACGGAGGAATACACTCGGACAATTGACGAGGACAAATCCCCCGTCGACCATTTGTATGAAACTCTTTCCTTACGTAACGGGCTCAAGTCCAACCTGGATCTGCCTTCATGTGACAAAACTGTGGACACTCCGCTAGAGGGCAATGTGGTGAGGCGGTGGGAATACCAGGCTACACTAAATCGTAAGGCGCGTGTCAGGTGGACGGATACTGTAGAAGGATAA